From the genome of Rhododendron vialii isolate Sample 1 chromosome 10a, ASM3025357v1:
GTATTATTCTGCACTTTTTATCCAAAAGTCTGCACGtggtattatttttcttttttctttatgttGATAACATGATTATTACTAGCGATGATAATGTTGGTATTTCTGATCTCAAAGCCTTCCTTGGCAAGTAATTTCAAACGAAGGATCTAAGTACTGTGAGCTATTTTCTTAGATCTTGAGATCTCATCTACATTTGATGGCTACTATCTCATTCAAACTAAGTATGCCTCTAATCTTCTTAGTCGTGCTGGTATCACCGACAATAAGACTGCTTCTACACCTCTTGAGCCAACCACTCGACTCACTCCTTTGGATGGCACACCACTCCCTGATGCCACTCTTTATCGCCAATTCGTTGGTAGTCTTGTGTATCTTACTGTCACCCCACCTGACATTACCTATGTCGTTCACATAGTTAACcagtttatgtctgctcctcgATTGACTCATTTTCAGGTTGTTCTTCGAATTCTTCGCTATGTCAAAGGCACTTTATTTCATTGCCTCTACTATTTAGCACATTCCTCCTTTGAGTTATGTGCATATTCCGATGTTGATTGGGCTCGTGACCCCACTGATCGTCGCTCTACCACATGTTACTGCTTCTTTCTTGGTGACTCTCTCATCTCTTGGCGAAGCAAAAAGCAATCTCTTGTTTCTTGTTCTAGTACTAAGGCAGAGTATCGTGCTATTGCTGACACTACTCAACAATTGATATGGCTTCGCTGGCTCCTCAGTGATATGGGTGTTATTCATTCCACTACTACTACActttattgtgataatcagAGTGCTGTTCAGATTGTCCGCAATGATGTGTTCCACGATCAcaccaaacatattgagatcGACCGTCACTTATTTGACAACATGTTGTTTGGGGTAGCGTTCGCCTTCTCTCAGTTTCCTCGTTCGATCAGACTACGTCTTTACAAAGGCTCATCCTCCTAAACGTTTTCATGACTTGGGTGTCCAAACTCAAGCTAGTGTCTACACTACCACCTTTAgtttgaggggggatgttagaaTATCAAAACATATATTATCGTAATCATAATCATATCCTGATATGATatgattatgatattatatgattCTCTTGATTTCTTATTATTGTAATTTAttatgatttgattgtaattaggttGATTTTCTTTCCATAGTTAGGCTTCCTCACCTTGTATAAATAAGGACCTCATTGTACAGTTTATTATCGAATTCAATACAATATCTCTCCTTTTCTCAATTCTCTCACAGAAATGAACGATTCAGGTCATCGACAAAATAGGAATGTTAACGGTTCcattctgctcgggcaatgacataAGAGGATCACACGGAAAAATTAAGTGAGAGGAATAGAGGATCGATTCAGGGCTAGTTTATGAAGTTGAAAATATCAGTCGTTAAGGCCGGCCCAATAAAAAGCATCAGTAGCCTCCAATGTTCTGAATACTGTACTGGCCAGGTAATCAATTTTTCtattggtacggtacgtaccggtaccggtcaaataccgggtaCCATTTTAGATTTACTGCAACTAtaatatataaaataattatatataattataattcaaaaaaatctctcataccatgcaattcatcataaaatacctaTGAGTTTGCCTTTTGTCCCACATTGtctagttacaaaactcttttccatcttaaatgactttgcacactagtgggcttgtgaatgagaacccaagAAGAGACTTGCATGCTCAGAAAAATGGgccgtggccgaaggcaatttaaaaaaactgattcagaaaccaattaaccgggtgcgcatCACAGATTATTAGTGTAGAGGGGGTGCAAATAtgggatttgagcctcgcgcacgtactataattaagcccacgttttgctaaaattctgaaaggcaacgtttgtttttttttttttttctatccctttgtttttttttggttaattttttcgAGGATGCCGAATAACATGTGAAAGATACATCATAtctaggaaatttttttttctgttctgcAAAATACCGGATGGGATTTTCGATAAGCTTGTCTCGGCCGGTATTTTCCGAAACGGCCGGTACCAAGCGGTAAGGACCGATATTCGGTCCGAAACGGTATTGGGGGGGTTAGGGTACCGATTTTTCTCAAATCTGGTACGTACCGGCTGGTATGGTACGTGATTGACAACTATGGTAGCCTCAAATGCTTGCCCAACTAAGACTGTGTTCCAGAAAcacaataagaacttattttttgtgtaataagaaggcttgttccgaaaaataagaaggctggtacttattttggaaggatttatataggtaccgaccggccgggaagggaaatcgtaccggcggtcgcgccgggccgtctccggccaccagacggccgatccgagccgtccaaaaattctataaaaaaaacgagggggcttaCAGGGGAATCAActgcatccgaggtgtgtagggtgcttgattcgagcacccattttttgtgtaggatgcttgatcatatatacacggaaaaaggggtgctcggatcaagcactctacacacctcggatgccgttgattcccgcgaaagccccctcggttttttttttttatagaatttttggacggctcggattggccgtccggtggccggagacggtctggcgtggccgccggtacgattttcctcctcCGGCGCctattatcatagcaacagacttattttttgtataaggcaacttcaagctcaaaaatcatgtgtttacgcaaataattttcctaccactatggatcttgtttaatagatctcattgagatctttaatacggtgcaaaaaaaattgaattttcttttcatttacattatttttgagtttgaaaatgtaaaaggaactttttatttgggttttgtaaaATGAcccttctcattttttaataagaagtggcaaaataagtacttattttttaagaaggtttccggaacggagcctaaggccTTCTGACTCTGGTTAAACTCGTAGGCCAAGCTTAAAAACCGGTTTAATTGGTCCCGCGATTTGACGGCGAGAATGTTGGCCCGGGTTTCTGAGTtatgacaaaacaaaacaatgttTAAATACCACGGAGTACTATCTGAATTTCTGCAATCAAACATGTCACAAGGACTGGTTATTAATATTAGTTGAATTCCAATATGTTACCTTAAAATTTACAGCATATTAGTTTTAAGTCCAAATGAAACAATCCCATAGGAGTTTTTGTCCAGCTTAAATTTCTATGATGTGTAAAgttaattaataaaaatattttagagttcaGAGTCcgtgaaaagacaaaattgcctTTAATGAGACAAGAGCTTTGTTTGACTAAcataaaaaatatcttttttcatttaaatcgTTTTAAATGAGACAAGGGGCCTTATTTGGCTAAtacaaaatatgtatttttccgTGTTTTTTGATCTtgttgcactttcatagggtaccctaagtttttaggcactttcataggatactctaaggttttaggcactttcatagcgttttagggtgcacttttctattatagggttttagtagttgaggcactttcataaggtaccctagggttctaggcactttcatatataggatACCCAAAggttttaggcattttcatagggtacactatgattttaggcactttcaataCCGATCAACCTtgagagggtttttttttttgtaaatcttgGACAAAATGCCCTTTAGACTTTAGGGGAAAATATTATGTCCTTATTATAACAAAAATCCTTATAGTATGttgttcggctccgaaatggctcaatgactgagcgggcgtgccaagattTGTAGCGTCTAAtgtaaagggctgagcgtccctgttctgacttctagatctgagaaggcgatagtgctgcaacctaagggctggattgcagtgaaggttcgtggttttgcctttTCGTGCGagaacttaataatttcctaaccgtgtaggaaaaaaagtaacaacgtagaattactttactatatcgtaataataaagtaagggatgaaaagagatatgaataactttattatgtttcgtaataataaagttggggtacaagagagatagaaacccgaattacttggtgaagtaattgagtgagggtgagaaaatagagatagttgctttGCTGgaaaggctttggttttaagcgttgagcttgattggtgtgggaatccttttttcttcttgtcttttagtatttataggccacggGTCTTCGATTTTCTACATGTAAAGggcttgttgtcctcttctcatggcgccatgtgtcttttgtaactttcccttcatgagatcatggggtaatgggtagttattggaagttacaaaagatcatgggcaaatagtgcactggtccagatctggGCCGAGTATCCCGCCTTCGCCACGAGCTGGCATGTGTCCTGAGTAGCTTCCAGATCTTGCCAAGTGTCCGAAATAACTacccactaacatatttagtgggatcatgggtgGTTATTGGAGGTTAATAACAATTACCCATGGGTTAATTCCGGATTATGGGCAGTTGAGCATTTAGTGGGCCATTTCCATTTCCTATATCCATGGGTAATAAAACTCCCAACCATTTGTTTCGGTCAAATGGCTTTCACCAGGCAAGAacctctttctttccttctacttttcatgggccacttgggtaatgggccatttaattaaattaaatggcctactAACATATTTAGCCCATATCAACATTTGGGCCAGCcgaattcttttacaaattggcccaaaacctccaaactcgagcccgaaccaaattaaaattaattgggcccagtcaacatgggtttggcccattaattttaatccGATCCATCTTTATtctttggcccaatttaattaaaagataattaaataaccTTCCAACCcttgcccaggactgggtgccaaaaacgggtgtaaacaatgcctatcatgccttgatcttgttcaagatctaGGCTTGTAAATTAGGACAAAATACGATTTTTGGCATAATCAAACGAGTCCTTATTGctagatttgaaaaataatcaggCTTATTTAGcctaagaatttttcaaaagttcaaatgtTTACACTTAAAAAGATAATCAGGCCATATTTAGGCCTAACAACTTTTTAAGTTCCAAAGCACGTCTCTTAATTGGGTTTGAATTCTCCATTTTGAATCTCAATAGTTTTCGAGATAAACAACCCCTTAAGGAGTTCTGTTGACAGCAACAACTATCACCATTTTAGGCCTGAGGGACACGTGTCATCACCCTAGGCCGTTCATTGGCTGCCATGCAGCTTTTCAAACCGTCAGGACTCTTTGCGTCAATCAAGAGTCCAACCCTTGAGTTGCTTCTTCAATCTCGatcaaagagatagagatagaaaggaaaaaacaacgGCATCAATTGTGCCGCCATCCACAAAGCtccattctttcttttcattctctctctacatcttctCTGCTTCCTCTCCTTTTGCACGAACGAAGTCCAGAAAAAAGCCCTAAACCGCCATTCTTTCACTCAAGTCTTCTGATCTGCACCAGAGATGGCGACCCACAAAGCTAATGCTCCTCCTCCAAATCCCAACAGGCTCGCCATCCAAATCCGCAAGATTATTGACGAAGAGCATAGAGCGATTACCAACGACGTCCTGGTCATTGCAAACGCTGATCGAGTTGGGTTGGGGCCTGCGTTTCAATTAGGGTTTCCCTCCCAACTTGCCCCGATGTACCCATTGGCTGAGGAAGTCCTTCCCTTTGAATCTCCGTCCCTTGACTGGAATCGTTTCAACTCTGATATTCCCAATCATCTTTGGCACAGACCTGACGCCAAGTACGTAGAGTGGCTTGATCGAATGCTTGAGACCAAGGGTGATCTGTGGAAGCAAATAGGGATCCGAGACGCCGTTCTGCTCAGTCGATCACTTATTGATATGGACAAAAATCTCTTCCTGACTGCTTCTCAATTCTGGTCAGTTACCACAAACTCATTCCATTTTAAGGTAGGCCTTATGAGCCCCACTCTTCAAGACTTGGCTTTCCTGACAGGCCTCCGTCCCCATGGGACAGAGGCCAATTACTTTCTGTCACAAAAAACTCCTTACTTCGAATATAAAGAACCCTTGTCTTTTGCCCCTTTCATTAACCATTATGCCAAAAAGGGACCTGTTGAGGATAATGAACACGTGGCCTTCCTCTTGTATTGGCTAAACAAGTTTATCTTCTGTGTTTCTGCGAATAGAGTCACCAAGGATTTTATAGACTTGGCCTGTGCCCTAGCTTCTAGGCAGAAGCTGGCACTAGGCCCTTTGGTCTTAGCCCATCTTTACCGTGGTATGAAGGAACTGATAAGCAACAAATTTATCTTTGCCCCTGGACCCCTGTGGGTCATGACCCTTTGGTTATGGTCCTATTTTCCTAAACTTGCCCCACCCATGAACAAAAAGTCAGAACACACCTGCTACGGCCTTCATTACACTGATGCTCGTGGCCTTAGATACGCCTTCGGGACCTACTTCAAATTCTTCTACCATGAACTCACTGGGATGGGGAAGAACTGGCTACCCTTTGTTAGGGACACGGTGCCCTGGTGGCTGAAACAAGAAGCCTCTAATCCAGGTGATGACTTTGATGACCATTTCAAGATTTGGAGCAGCTTTCTGATTTCCAGGGACCTCATGTATGGCATGGCCTATACTCCTACCAATTACAAGTGTGGAGTTGAATACTACAATGCAGCCCAATTTGCCAGACAGCTCGGCCTTTGTCAACTCACTCCATTGCCTCCATACCAGTCCTTGAATGAGGACTTCACTGACAGGCCGGTGGTCCAACCAAAGGACCTAGAAAGGGTCAGGAACACTCTCCCTGAGCTCAGGAAAGCCTTTGCCCTTCATCGCTATGCTGAACGCACTGACAAAGGAGCCAAATTTGATAGTTGGTGGGGAGGTTACACAAGAATGCATTTCGTGAAACCCTACCTGGAGGTCTTGGCCACACTTCTGCCGCAATCTGCTGGAGTGCCTGAGCCTGGCATTACCATGCCCTTGCAACAGATCAGTCCTTCTCCATCTTTGAACATAAAGAGAAAAGGTAAGACCCACACCTTTGCCGTTGCAAATTTCTtgaaccatatcaacatttgggCTAATCTCTTCTTCGTCTCCAGGCCCGGAGAGTATCCCCGATGAGACCCCCGCTGATATTGCCCCACAGAAACCCAAAAGGACTAAAATGCTCGCACGCAAGCAGGCGCCAAAGGTAAAACTCCTTTAGCATCTCTTTATTCCTTCTGTTCATTACTTATGCCTTAAATCTCCTCACAGGCCTCTCAGACCACCGTGGCTGGTAGAACAAGGAGTAGTGCCAAAAACAGTTCTCCTGAGTCTGACCCTTTGGAGAAGGTTTGTATTCTTCTTGGCCTTGCCCTTGGCCTCATTGAAACCTTTTGCTAAATCCCCTTCCTTTTGACAGGCCACCTCCAAGATCAAGGAAGGGCAAGCTGATTCTGCTCAAACCAAGAAGAGGTTGAGGAAGAAAAAACCTACTCCAATTGACTCTGAAAATACCGTGTCTGCCACAGAAGGCAATCCCATCGTAAGGATGTATTGTGACATGTCCTCTTCAGCATTCATGGCCCCTTACTATCATTTTACCCCTCTTATTTTTAACCCCAAGGAACTTGATGATTACTTTGAAGAAGAGACAGAGATAGAAGACAAAGGGCTGGGTATGCCTCACCAGGAACCGGAACATGAAGCATCCTCTAGGACTCCAGAGAAGCCCAACTCTCCAGCAATCAAACCTATTCCTTTGACTCATCCTCTTGTCGAACCTGAATTTGTCATCGTAacagaggaagaagatgaagaagatctGGACACTTTATTTCAGTCTGCTCAAGACTTGTTGAAGGCAGCCAATTCTGGTACTTCAGGTAGTGGTCTTGGATCAACTTCCCAATCTCAATTTACACCAGATGAAATTGCTGAGGCCAAAACAGCTCTTAGGATGACCCTTCTATAGAACTTCAAGGCTATTGTCCATCCAGCTCGAGCCTCGAGTATCAAGAAGGCCATGGAGGTGCTGGTGAAGTCCCAGGCCTTGGGTACGGAGGAGACCTCCCTTCAGTATTTCCAAAAAGAATTTCCTACCATGATCAAATCTCATGATTCTTCCACCCACGAGCTTAACAAGGTTAATGCCAAGTTGGCAGAATTGGATCTGGTTGATATGGAGCTTACCAAATTCAGTTCTGAATGGAATCAGCTCAAGGAAGATATCAAGGTCAATGAAGCAAACATCACTGCCACCTCCGATGAAATTCAAGAtctcaaaacccaattggcactAGCTGAAGGCCGACTGGAAAACTTTCGGAAGGAATCCAAAATCCTGGCCCAACATCATGAAAAATTGAAGGCTGGATCAAAAAGCCAGAAAATGAAGCTGAATCTCCTGGTTGAAGAAGTCCCAGGCCTTTGTGGGCAGCGGGATATGCTTGAAGCTCGGCTTGCCAACCTTGACACCTCGTGGGCAAACCTCAAAAGCAGTCTTGAAGGCCTTCTGTAGGTCTTGACCTCAAAAACTTTCACTTTTGAACtttggtttgtaataattagttaATTTGCTTCTTGCCTGGCCTGGAACTTTCCTTTAATTGGCCAAGGCAATGGTTTGGTTTTGATGATAGGCGGCCTGAACTTGAggcttttttgaattttgcataGTAAGTACTGCGGCCTCCGTTCAGGCCTTGCCATGAAATTTCTTTATGGTTTGGTAGATTGAATTTCTCCAAAGTCTCTCATCTCCCACATAGTAGGATAGTGATGCTTTAGgtactttccatttgttaaaTGCTTAAACAGACCGCCATTTAGGTCCATAAGAAGATAGACattacctctaaggacttgAGCAATCTGGTAAGGTCCTTCCCAGGTTGGAGACCACTTGCCATATCTTGGGTTCTTTTCCCCTAAGGGAAAGACTGCCTTCCAAACCAAGTCACCCTCAGTAAAGCTCTTTCTCCTTACACGTTTGTCATAAGATCTAGcgactcttcttttctgaaccAACATATGATCAAGGGTTACAAGCCTAACCTCGTCCAAGTCCTCAAGCTCCATCAGCATGGCCTGAGTATAATCTGCAGGAGTGATGCCATTTTGATATGCTATTCTTGCTGACTTTACTGCTACCTCCATTGGTAGGACTGGGTCATGcccatataccaacatataaggAGTTATATTGGTGGCTTCATTCTTTGAGGTTCTGTAGGCCCATAAGGCCTCAGAAAGCAATTCGTGCCAGGCCCTTGGATTATCTTCCACCATTTTCTCGATAATGTTGACAAGAGTCGTGTTAGTGGATTCagcttggccatttccttgtgCGTAATAAGGAGTAGAATTGGAGATAATAATATTTTGCTGTGCAGCAAAGTTAACCACTTGTTCCCCCATAAATATTGTACCCCTATCTGCAACTAAGTGTTCAGGCAGTCCAaacctatggatgattcttTTCTTGATCACCTTGATTACCTCTTGTTGATCCACACACTTTAATGGCACCGCTTCTGCCCACTTGGTGAAATAGTCTGTGGCtaccaagatgtaagtatgatttcCTGAAGAGGGTGGATAAATTTTTCCAGTTACGTTAAGggcccaacctctaaatggccaaGGTTTGACCACAGCATGATAATCAGCTGCAGGAACACGCTGGATTGGGCCATGAGCTTGGCATGGTTGACACCCTTTAGAAAAACGAATGCAATCCTCTaaaatggttggccaatagtatccataccttttgattagccatctcatctttatTCCAGATTGATGGGCGCCACAAATTCCTTCATGGACCTCACTCATGACCCTCATGGCCTCGGGGTGCCCTAAACACTTGATTgtttgtacatgggaaatcaaattgaaaagataATTCGGTCCTCAGGCCTTGGGGAGAGATGATAATTACTCCGCAGCCTGAGACCTCTTGAGTCCTTCGTCCGTCAAAGAGCAGTGTCCAAGGAGTAAGTGATATCTCAAGGGTGCTCAGACTTAACTCAGACTCATCGCCGATATCCACGCATggatgatcagcaagaaaatcCGCTAAAGCCTGGCCCTTTACAGCCTTTTGAGGAACGTACTGAAAACTCAACTCCATTAGAGCTAAAGACCATTTGCCGATTCAGCCTCTCATGATTGGCTgagaaagcaagtatttaactaggtctattttactcataatgtaaaccaaaataggaagcatgtagtgcctcaattttattgctgaaaagtacaaggcaagacaaatcttttcaatAGGAGTGTACCTCCTTTCACAAGGAGTCAACAACCTACTCAAGTAATAAACCGCCTATTCCTTTCCTTGAGCGTTATCTTGAGCTAAAAGGCCTCCAATAGAGCTTTCAGCTGCTGAGATGTAGAGCTTCAACGGCCTATTCTTGATGGGAGGCATAAGGACTGGAGCCGTTGCTAAATAGCCTTTGATCTCatcaaaggccttttgatggtttgcctcccaaacaaaaTCATCGTGGTCCTTCAGCTTTAAGAGTGGAGAAAAGACCTGAACCCTTCCAGCTAGGTTTGAGATAAACCTTCTTAAGAAGTTGAACGAACCcaagagcttctgcaactccttcttggtggtaggaggcTTCGCTTCCACGATTGCTTTGGCCTTGTTCTTGTCAACTTCAATCCCTCTGTTGTGGACCAAGAATCCAAGGAACTTGCCTGCGGAGACTCCGAAGGCACATTTCAaggggtttactttcaaatcaaattgttgcattctcaagaaagacttcctcaagtgttccaaatgttcatcataggactgagatttgaccacgatatcatcaatgtagatctccatgaaatggccaatgaaatcatgaaatatggcgTTCATTGCTCGCTGGAACGAAGCACCAGCATTAtttaggccgaagggcattacaacccactcaaaggttcctAGGGCTCCAGGACACTTAAAAGCGGTCTTAGCCGTATCGGCCTCGTCGATAAAGATCTGATTGTAACCAGAATgcccatccatgaaggacaagACCTTGTGACCAGAAGCTCCATCTACCAACTGATCTACGACTGGCATTGGATACTCGTCCTTTGGGGAAGCCAAGTTTAAGTTTCTGAAGTCTACACACACTCTGACCTTGCTgttcttcttaaggactggcacaatattagagagccaagtaacatacctGGCTATGCGTATGAATCCGGCATTGAAAAGGCGTTCGATCTCGTCTTTGACCTGTAAGTAaacctcattggacatcctccttggCGGTTGTTTGAAAGGTCTGAATTCTGGTTGTATAGGCAACTTGTGTTCTACTAAGTCTCTGGACAGACCTGGCAGCTCTTCGTAAGTCCAAG
Proteins encoded in this window:
- the LOC131302875 gene encoding uncharacterized protein LOC131302875, with product MELSFQYVPQKAVKGQALADFLADHPCVDIGDESELSLSTLEISLTPWTLLFDGRRTQERVPAADYHAVVKPWPFRGWALNVTGKIYPPSSGNHTYILVATDYFTKWAEAVPLKCVDQQEVIKVIKKRIIHRFGLPEHLVADRGTIFMGEQVVNFAAQQNIIISNSTPYYAQGNGQAESTNTTLVNIIEKMVEDNPRAWHELLSEALWAYRTSKNEATNITPYMLVYGHDPVLPMEVAVKSARIAYQNGITPADYTQAMLMELEDLDEVRLVTLDHMLVQKRRVARSYDKRVRRKSFTEGDLVWKAVFPLGEKNPRYGKWSPTWEGPYQIAQVLRGNVYLLMDLNGGLFKHLTNGKYLKHHYPTMWEMRDFGEIQSTKP